The stretch of DNA AACGACCATATCTTCTTTTTGAATTAAGTCTTCATCAGAAACATTCAGGTCTTCATTTTTTATAACCGTCCTTCTTGGAGTAGCAATTTCAGATTTTATATTCAATAACTCTTCTTTGATGAGCGCCATCAATTTTTGGTCCGAAAACAGCAATTCCAAATATTCTTGAATAATCTGCGCTAAATCATTTAGTTCTGAGTCAATCTTTTCTTTCTCCAAAGCGGTCAAACGTTGAAGCCTCATCTCTAAAATCGCTTTAGCTTGTTCTTCTGTCAAGAAACATTTGCCGTTTTCCACTTTATTTCCACGATCCGCCACCAAAGTAAGCAAGGGGACTATCTCCTGCGCCATCCATTCTCGATCCATCAGCGCAATTTTAGCGGATTGAGTGTCAGCAGATGATTTGATCAGCGCTATTATCTCGTCTATATTTGTAACTGCTATTGCAAGACCTATCAACAAATGTGCCCTAGTTCTTGCCTTATTAAGTAAAAATGATGTACGACGTCTAACAATCTCTCTTCTAAACTCTATGAAAAAATTTAGAACGTTCCTTAGCCCCATAATTTGAGGTTTGCCATGGTTTAATGCAAGCATGTTTACGCTGAAGCTGGTTTGCAATTGCGTATTTTGGTATAGTTGATTCAACACCACTTCTGGATTCGCTTCGCGTTTTAGGTCTATAACAACCCTAACCCCCAGTTTGTTTGTCTCATCTCTTATTTCCGAAATTCCTTCTATGATCTTCTCTCTGACAAGATGCTCCATAGCTTTGAGCATTTCTGCTTTATTAACTTGATATGGGATTTCAGTAACAATAATTGATTCTTTGCCAGCCTTTTCCTCAATCTCAACCTTCCCTCTAATAACAATACTGCCTCTACCCCTTAATAACGCGAGTTTTGCGTTCTCACCATTTATTATTTCAGCACCTGTTGGGAAATCAGGTGCAGGAATGAGCTCAACCAGTCGTTGATCTGAAATTTCAGGATCATCCATCAACGCACAACACGCGTCTATTACCTCGCCCAAATTATGTGTCGGAATGCTTGTTGCCATTCCAACTGCTATACCATTTGCCCCGTTAACAAGTAAGTTAGGATACCTAGATGGAAGAACCTTTGGCTCACTTTCAGAACCATCGTAGTTATCTTGAAAATCAACGGTGTCTTTATCGATATCTTGTAGTATAAAGCTGGCGGCCTTCGCCATCCTAACTTCGGTATACCTCATTTGAGCTGGTGAGTCACCATCTATGGAGCCAAAGTTACCTTGCCCATCAATAAGTGGCAACCTCAAAGAAAAATCTTGCGCCATTCTAACCAAAGCAGAATAAATGGAGCTATCGCCGTGCGGATGGTACTTACCCATCACTTCGCCGACAACCCTTGCTGATTTCCTGTATGGTTTGTCATGCAGGTTACCAGTATCGTTCATGGCATATAATATTCTCCTGTGTACAGGCTTCAAACCATCTCGACAATCAGGCAAAGCACGGCTTACAATAACGCTCATAGCGTAATCTAAGTAAGCACTCTGCATCTCATTTTCAATTGATACTGAAACAGTATCTATTTTAGACATCTCTTCTTTCAATTTTGATACGCAAATACAATATTATAATTTAAAAAAACAGCACCAGAAAAAGCACTAACTTTTAATGCAAGTTCACTGATGCCATTTTGCAACTTAAAGAGCTAGGGGTTGGATTAATCTCTCCTAGTTCCAAAGATTCTTAGCAAGAAAAGGAATAGGTTAATAAAATCCATATATAGGTTCAGAGCCCCGTATACAGATATCCTCTGTGCAACGTCGTCTGAGTTTACCCCCACGTTATAGTATATAACTTTCAGCTTCTGTACGTCATATGCTGTGAGTAACGTGAATATCACAACTCCTACATAAGATAAAACATTTCCCAAAGCGGAACTTTGAAAAAATAGATTAGCAAGACTTGCAATAACTAAACCCATCAGTCCCATTATTAGGAATGAACCCATGCCGGACAAGTCTTTTTTTGTGCTATGCCCATAAATTGCCATAGCACCGAAAAGAGAAGCCGTGATAAAGAAAACTTTAGCTATACTTTCCTGAGTATATACATAAAATATGGATGAAAGAGAAACCCCCATCAGTCCCGAAAACACCCATAATGAAACCCTTGCAGATTGCACAGACATTGTCATAATTTTAGCACTCATAAAGAATACCATCCCCAGAGGAGCCAATACCACGACCCACTGAAGCGGTGTTCCAAATAACACTTGCATTAAACTTGGGGACGAAGCAACAAGCATAGAAATAATTGCCGTAATTGCAAGTGCAACCCCCATGTTTTGAAACACTGATATCATATATGTTCTGAGTCCTTCGTCATACCCAGATCTTTGAGTTGTGGTTCCAGCGTAATTTGTATAATCTAACATGATTCTTACATTTTAATTAAAAAGTTAATACTGGCATTGTACAATATAATCAATAGTATTTCAATTGGTAAAAAAAGCATGGTATAAATTCAATATACAGCCTATCTTCATTCTTAAATTGTCTTATATGCTTGAATGGCTTGCATGCGAAAAGCGCAATTTATAGTCTTGGAATTTTATACTGTTTTAACTATGTGATCTTCTATTGAACTTTTTGACCGTTAGCGTCATAAATAGTAAAATTTTCAAAAACATCGCTATCTTTGTGCGAATACATGATTTGTGCAACAATAAAGCCTCTATTATTTGAGAGTGCCCCCTCAACCGGTGTGCCAGCTACTTCCCATAAACCTAATGTCATCACATCTAGAACGCCATGCCCCGCGGCTCTTACATAGTTAGCCCCTGATTTTCTAGCTTTAGCCCTATATATCTCATAATATTTTCCATCGTCAGATGATCTATGCTGAACCAACTGGTTCTGTCGCATCTGTGAAAATTCAGTGCAAAAAGTGAAAAGTGAAAATTTCAAAGTGCGGAAAATCGGGAGTTAAAAATTCTTAATTTTTACTTTTTATTTCAAAAATTAACAGATGCGACAGAACCTATAAAATAAGGCATATTGTAGAAAACACCTTTCTTCATCTTAAAAGATGGAGGGGAATTGCAACCAGATATGCTAAAAATTCAGGGAGTGTTCATAAATAGATAGAAAGAGCTAAAGCTTTGTTAAAAAATAAAACAAGGGATAATCTTAGCATTTCAGAACACTTGCTAAAGCGTTTAGTCTTGCGATTTAATCTAGCAAGCATATCGGTTCTGTCGCATCTGTTAATTTTTGAAATAAAAAGTAAAAATTAAGAATTTTTAACTCCCGATTTTCCGCACTTTGAAATTTTCACTTTTCACTTTTTGCACTGAATTTTCACAGATGCGACAGAACCATTTTATATAAATCTTTATTGTATTTTCTCTGGGTGATTCTGTTCTTTTTAGGAGGAATAACAACTCTCATGCCCAATTCTTGGGCATGGTCAATTATGTAATTAACATCGTACCGGCACCGTCAAGTTAAAAAAGTTGAGGTGCAAAAGGTATTGAGAGAAGAGGGAAAAAATAGTAAATGTGCGCCGGGCATGAGGTAAGAGCAAAGGGTTCAAGTCCCTTATGGGCTGAGATAGAGCGGTCCATTAACTTGACGGTGCCGCTCTGGGTACATTTTGAGGATAACAATAATTTCCTAAGTGAGCAGGGCAATTTTATATCTATCTTTGGCTAACACTCTGCATTATTTTATTCAGATCAAAAACGCATATTCTTTTGCTATCTCCCATAAGTATGAATATCTACCAGACTTGCCAGCGTGCCCTGCGTCCATGTTGGTGATTAGCACGATTATATTATCGTCTGTTTTGTCTGCCCTTAATTTCGCAACCCATTTCGCTGGTTCCCAGTATGTGACTCTTGGGTCACTTAGTCCTGCAGTCACAAATAGATTTGGATACTTTTGCTTTTTTACATTATCGTATGGAGAATATGACTTGATATAATCATAAAATTCCTTCTCCATAGGGTTACCCCATTCTTTAAATTCACCAGGGGTAAGCGGCAAATTAGCATCAAGCATTGTGTTTAAAACATCCACGAATGGGACATGAGCAACCGCATTTTTGAAAAGTTCCGGTTTATCGTTTATGCAGAAACCTATCAACATACCCCCTGCGCTACCTCCTGCAATGGTTATCTCACCCTCTTTGGTGTAGCCTTGCTTGGCTAAATATTCTGCAGAATCAATAAAATCATAGAACGTATTTTTTTTGGTTAAAAATTTTGCTGATTCATACCATTCATACCCTAAGTCGTCTCCACCTCTTATATGCGAGATTGCATAGACAAAACCTCTGTCTAGTAACGAGAATATACTACGCCTAAACATCAGTGGGACAGCATAACCGTACGAACCATATCCGTAAAGATATAGCTGGTTTGTTCCATCCTTTTTAAATTTA from Candidatus Bandiella woodruffii encodes:
- the gyrA gene encoding DNA gyrase subunit A — protein: MSKIDTVSVSIENEMQSAYLDYAMSVIVSRALPDCRDGLKPVHRRILYAMNDTGNLHDKPYRKSARVVGEVMGKYHPHGDSSIYSALVRMAQDFSLRLPLIDGQGNFGSIDGDSPAQMRYTEVRMAKAASFILQDIDKDTVDFQDNYDGSESEPKVLPSRYPNLLVNGANGIAVGMATSIPTHNLGEVIDACCALMDDPEISDQRLVELIPAPDFPTGAEIINGENAKLALLRGRGSIVIRGKVEIEEKAGKESIIVTEIPYQVNKAEMLKAMEHLVREKIIEGISEIRDETNKLGVRVVIDLKREANPEVVLNQLYQNTQLQTSFSVNMLALNHGKPQIMGLRNVLNFFIEFRREIVRRRTSFLLNKARTRAHLLIGLAIAVTNIDEIIALIKSSADTQSAKIALMDREWMAQEIVPLLTLVADRGNKVENGKCFLTEEQAKAILEMRLQRLTALEKEKIDSELNDLAQIIQEYLELLFSDQKLMALIKEELLNIKSEIATPRRTVIKNEDLNVSDEDLIQKEDMVVTLTKTGFIKRVPLSVYRAQKRGGKGRSAMTMYEDDIISELLVTNTHVPLLFFSKFGKVYQLKVYKLPIASPQSKGRAVVNLLPLDSNDSIASIMPMPENSEDWSKLNIIFATAKGNARRNSLNDFLNIQANGKIAIRLEEDDSLIGVSACNDDAHILLATKKGKAVRFPVNALRVFKSRSSDGVKAVKLADESDVVISMSILMSGELDILQRDEYLKIPLQTRLKLALQQINNERQQQLDLSVNGLNVQKAAQEEQFILSVTENGFGKRTSAYEYRVTNRNSQGVLNIDVGNRNGFVIASFSVNDDDQIMVMTNLGTIIRTDVSSIRVTGRNAKGVKIIDLNNDEKVVSISKISSEDKEEDEG
- a CDS encoding Bax inhibitor-1/YccA family protein, encoding MLDYTNYAGTTTQRSGYDEGLRTYMISVFQNMGVALAITAIISMLVASSPSLMQVLFGTPLQWVVVLAPLGMVFFMSAKIMTMSVQSARVSLWVFSGLMGVSLSSIFYVYTQESIAKVFFITASLFGAMAIYGHSTKKDLSGMGSFLIMGLMGLVIASLANLFFQSSALGNVLSYVGVVIFTLLTAYDVQKLKVIYYNVGVNSDDVAQRISVYGALNLYMDFINLFLFLLRIFGTRRD